In the genome of Candidatus Poribacteria bacterium, one region contains:
- a CDS encoding molybdopterin-dependent oxidoreductase, which yields LLYSTRCIVCTRCIRFCDEVAGTGELGLIHRGSHDEIDIPRDHDENPLRLLDNKLAGNVVDICPVGALISKDFLFKSRPWFMKQVNSVCPGCSVGCNITVDYKEDGLYRIQPRFHEDINQHWMCDDGRLGYHYVNSEDRLKIPMKRVDGEFVPTSWADALNLIVEKFSETDPESIVIVGSAQGTNEENYLLGKLAREVLKTESIGLFGRELGEEHKFPQFTIDADKNPNTHGARDMLRLGDDNSLTGDALWSGIANAKVVYLVNGAPERPLDETTKQALEAVDFLVVQDIFESDVAQLADVILPGVTFAEKDGSFTNAKGWVQRIHRAVDPPGEARVDWEIIQQLAKRLGGEMDYHFAGEIALEIAENIPDYQDATHQNIGDGGVNLASGDS from the coding sequence CTGCTCTACTCGACCCGATGTATTGTCTGTACCCGTTGCATCCGCTTCTGCGATGAAGTGGCAGGGACCGGCGAACTTGGGCTGATCCACCGGGGTTCACACGACGAAATTGATATTCCACGCGACCATGATGAGAATCCGCTCCGGTTGCTCGACAATAAACTCGCTGGCAATGTCGTGGATATCTGTCCCGTTGGGGCACTGATTAGCAAGGATTTCCTTTTTAAGTCGCGTCCATGGTTTATGAAGCAGGTCAATAGTGTCTGTCCGGGCTGTAGCGTCGGCTGTAATATCACTGTTGATTATAAAGAGGATGGGCTTTATCGAATTCAGCCGCGGTTCCACGAGGATATCAATCAACACTGGATGTGCGATGACGGACGGCTCGGTTATCATTACGTTAATAGCGAAGATCGGCTCAAGATTCCGATGAAGCGCGTAGATGGCGAATTCGTTCCAACCTCGTGGGCGGATGCGCTGAATCTTATCGTGGAAAAATTCTCTGAGACAGATCCCGAATCCATCGTTATCGTTGGCTCCGCCCAAGGCACCAATGAGGAGAATTACCTGCTAGGCAAATTAGCTCGTGAAGTCCTCAAAACGGAGTCGATCGGTCTGTTTGGACGTGAACTGGGTGAGGAGCACAAATTCCCGCAATTCACCATTGATGCTGACAAAAACCCGAACACTCACGGGGCACGGGATATGCTCAGGTTGGGAGATGATAACTCCTTGACAGGGGACGCACTTTGGAGTGGAATAGCAAATGCAAAGGTCGTGTACCTTGTGAATGGGGCACCCGAACGTCCGCTTGACGAGACAACGAAACAGGCGTTGGAAGCGGTTGATTTTCTGGTTGTACAGGATATCTTTGAATCCGATGTAGCGCAATTGGCTGATGTCATTCTCCCAGGGGTCACTTTTGCGGAGAAGGATGGCAGTTTCACCAACGCGAAGGGTTGGGTGCAACGGATACATCGGGCTGTTGATCCCCCCGGCGAGGCGCGTGTTGATTGGGAAATTATCCAGCAGTTAGCCAAGCGTTTGGGTGGTGAGATGGATTATCATTTCGCCGGTGAGATTGCGTTGGAGATTGCGGAAAATATACCTGATTATCAAGATGCTACGCACCAGAATATTGGGGATGGTGGAGTCAATCTCGCTAGCGGAGACAGTTGA